From one Halosimplex rubrum genomic stretch:
- a CDS encoding elongation factor EF-2: protein MGRRKKIVQECETLMDKPENIRNIAIAAHVDHGKTTLTDNLLAGAGMISDDTAGEQLAMDTEEDEQERGITIDAANVSMTHEYEDTNHLINLIDTPGHVDFGGDVTRAMRAVDGALVVVDAVEGAMPQTETVLRQALREGVKPTLFINKVDRLISELQEGPEEMQERLLAVIRDVNELIRGMTEEMDDIDEDWTVGVEEGTVGFGSALYKWGVSMPSMQRTGMDFGEIMELERADKRQELHDRTPLSDVVLDMVCEHFPNPIDAQPRRIPRIWRGDADSDVAETMQLVDEEGEVVLMVTDIGIDPHAGEIAAGRVFSGTLEKGQELYVSGTAGKNRVQSVGIYMGGERQEVDRVPAGNIAAVTGLKDAIAGSTVSSVEMTPFESIEHISEPVITKSVEAQNMDDLPKLIETLQQVAKEDPTIQIEINEDTGEHLISGQGELHLEVIGQRIERNQGIPINTGEPIVVFREAPQGDSREVEGISPNRHNRFYITVTPLDEDIVEAIQHGEASMDMPELERREALQDAGMDKDTSQNVEHIHNTNVIIDDTKGIQHLNETMELVLEGMEEALNDGPLAAEPVQGSLIRLHDARLHEDAIHRGPAQVIPATRQAIHNALIDAEVRLLEPIQEVRIDVPNDHMGAASGEIQGRRGRVDDMYQEGDLMVVEGVAPVDEMIGFSSDIRSATEGRASWNTENAGFQVMADNLQRETIMEIRERKGMKQELHEAIGYF from the coding sequence ATGGGCCGACGTAAGAAAATCGTACAGGAATGCGAGACACTGATGGACAAGCCGGAGAACATCCGGAATATCGCCATCGCGGCGCACGTCGACCACGGGAAGACGACGCTGACGGACAACCTGCTCGCCGGTGCGGGCATGATCTCCGACGACACCGCGGGCGAACAGCTCGCGATGGACACCGAGGAGGACGAGCAGGAGCGCGGCATCACTATCGACGCCGCGAACGTCTCGATGACCCACGAGTACGAGGACACGAACCACCTCATCAACCTCATCGACACGCCGGGCCACGTCGACTTCGGCGGGGACGTGACACGCGCGATGCGCGCCGTCGACGGCGCGCTCGTGGTCGTCGACGCCGTCGAGGGCGCGATGCCCCAGACCGAGACGGTGCTGCGACAGGCGCTCCGCGAGGGCGTCAAGCCGACCCTGTTCATCAACAAGGTCGACCGCCTCATCTCCGAGCTCCAGGAGGGGCCCGAGGAGATGCAGGAACGACTCCTGGCCGTCATCCGCGACGTGAACGAGCTCATCCGCGGCATGACCGAGGAGATGGACGACATCGACGAGGACTGGACGGTCGGCGTCGAGGAAGGCACCGTCGGCTTCGGGTCCGCGCTGTACAAGTGGGGCGTCTCGATGCCCTCGATGCAGCGGACGGGCATGGACTTCGGCGAGATCATGGAGCTCGAACGCGCGGACAAGCGCCAGGAGCTCCACGACCGGACGCCCCTGTCGGACGTCGTCCTCGACATGGTCTGTGAGCACTTCCCGAACCCCATCGACGCTCAGCCCCGTCGTATCCCGCGCATCTGGCGCGGCGACGCCGACTCCGACGTGGCAGAGACGATGCAGTTGGTCGACGAGGAGGGCGAGGTCGTCCTGATGGTCACCGACATCGGGATCGACCCCCACGCCGGCGAGATCGCCGCCGGACGCGTCTTCTCGGGCACGCTCGAGAAGGGCCAGGAACTCTACGTCTCCGGGACCGCGGGCAAGAACCGCGTCCAGTCCGTCGGTATCTACATGGGCGGCGAGCGCCAGGAAGTCGACCGCGTCCCCGCCGGGAACATCGCCGCCGTCACCGGTCTCAAGGACGCTATCGCCGGCTCGACGGTCTCCTCGGTCGAGATGACGCCGTTCGAGTCCATCGAGCACATCTCGGAGCCGGTCATCACGAAGTCCGTCGAGGCCCAGAACATGGACGACCTGCCGAAGCTCATCGAGACGCTCCAGCAGGTCGCCAAGGAGGACCCGACCATCCAGATCGAGATCAACGAGGACACCGGCGAGCACCTCATCTCCGGCCAGGGTGAGCTCCACCTCGAAGTCATCGGTCAGCGCATCGAGCGCAACCAGGGCATCCCGATCAACACCGGCGAACCGATCGTCGTCTTCCGCGAGGCGCCACAGGGCGACTCCCGCGAGGTCGAGGGTATCTCCCCGAACCGTCACAACCGCTTCTACATCACCGTGACGCCGCTCGACGAGGACATCGTCGAGGCCATCCAGCACGGCGAGGCCTCCATGGACATGCCCGAACTGGAACGCCGCGAGGCGCTCCAGGACGCCGGCATGGACAAGGACACCTCCCAGAACGTCGAGCACATCCACAACACGAACGTCATCATCGACGACACGAAGGGTATCCAGCACCTCAACGAGACGATGGAGCTGGTCCTCGAAGGGATGGAAGAGGCGCTCAACGACGGCCCGCTCGCCGCCGAGCCGGTTCAGGGCTCGCTCATCCGTCTCCACGACGCCCGGCTCCACGAGGACGCCATCCACCGCGGCCCGGCCCAGGTCATCCCGGCGACCCGCCAGGCCATCCACAACGCCCTCATCGACGCCGAGGTGCGCCTGCTGGAGCCGATCCAGGAGGTCCGCATCGACGTGCCCAACGACCACATGGGCGCCGCCTCGGGCGAGATCCAGGGTCGTCGTGGCCGCGTCGACGACATGTACCAGGAAGGCGATCTGATGGTCGTCGAGGGCGTCGCGCCCGTCGACGAGATGATCGGCTTCTCCAGCGACATCCGCAGCGCCACGGAGGGCCGCGCCTCCTGGAACACCGAGAACGCCGGCTTCCAGGTCATGGCCGACAACCTCCAGCGCGAGACGATCATGGAGATCCGAGAGCGCAAGGGCATGAAGCAGGAACTCCACGAAGCGATCGGCTACTTCTAA